The following proteins are encoded in a genomic region of Penaeus chinensis breed Huanghai No. 1 chromosome 10, ASM1920278v2, whole genome shotgun sequence:
- the LOC125029750 gene encoding bromodomain and PHD finger-containing protein 3-like isoform X9: protein MPRLGLGYDMDQFLDHCRMTKPPYECPHASCGKIYRSLAGIQHHMNTYDHENPPPNVVTPKSARKKNMKRPPSPVASQDPEPPSIPYSHDMKTVEFEVDGKLTRLSVYDPIEILSKHDFPFSDQEDYEASMPPVVEEPPPQEQARTPTIKPLPKTPTSKTSLSKTPVQKTPLQKTPKARTGDKDRGVDVQRYTIEEKKSNKLPEASFSVIEDYYKNLPDAPPQPSNYHRFIEKSLEELDEEVEYDMDEEDRAWLQKMNEKRAVDELPPVEMETFELLMDRLEKESFFQAQSTGRDSGVPIDEDAVCCICMDGECQNSNVILFCDMCNLAVHQECYGVPYIPEGQWLCRRCLQSPSRAVDCALCPNKGGAFKQTDDARWAHVVCAMWIPEVCFANTVFLEPIDSIGNIPPARWKLTCYICKQRGVGACIQCNKVNCYTAFHVTCAQQAGLHMKIDAVRETSVNGTSVTVRKAAYCDMHTPADSDARPQLDEIMDSAKKAAAKAASRQKMKKARKILAEKRSAAPIVSVPTIPADRIQKLASLVSMPKRSQFMHRLLAFWTLKRQSRNGVPLLRRLTTSHSRRSNRSPEEKNTDYKDKEKILSEAERRREEIKYWQRLRQDLEKARLLCELIRKREKTKRELVKAKAEEKQVQLAPLVHLLLQTIDVIQEKDQQMIFAEPVDFDEVLDYLDVVKHPMDLSTMRQKAETHQYRTIDQFASDFELMIDNCLTYNAKETIFYRTAVKLRDQVNRGGAIIRQLRRNVENIGFDMETGLLLPHRPKPLPEYSDNKIIKEVDDALVADGDDSASLEDREKALLELLDKANMIRHHVARIKRVKLIRREIGIVRRKLAMNNSGNSHYKASVTYYDSDDDSDKDDSDIDNSSVIDDEAEPGEPSRPSTPPPLAAKMVNVHLSHTPKTPLSSRKVSLSSPMTTPVQRGRQRKAGFRGTPKDDGKQKRIDSFFERINKNSQRESDHPDHAATLADESKAAKPEKEDSAQETPKKRGPGRPPKRLRTLSGPSTSPPAKKQVESDSTEPVTPTKESSEDGPEEEPPSVPSSPSGVNRRTSVLFTKKAGALFKKPDSSSPQKRISRQRRASESTQGTNSDVEIQSPEKTPKSTNKKKGHLMNTGLTNGVSVDSGVICHQNTKSGSSLSFPENISILDLSDSGTPPSKDSFKMYRQGGEIPPETDEDTHSESNSSMTDTEDDTASDTDSEGVGSESDSSVAVDSPGSGHTGDQIPLEPLDLVWAKCRGYPWYPALIINPKMPKTGYFHNGVPIPVPPDDVLALANNYPSPMYLVLFFDNKRTWQWLPRNKLEPLGVDSTLDKAKLVESRKPAERKAVKKAYEKAILHRCRVTGENTGLSGESENEEAS, encoded by the exons atGCCTCGACTGGGCCTTGGCTATGATATGGACCAGTTCCTGGACCACTGTCGTATGACAAAACCTCCATATGAATGCCCGCATGCATCGTGTGGCAAGATTTACCGCAGTCTTGCAGGCATTCAGCACCACATGAACACATATGACCATGAGAATCCTCCTCCAAATGTGGTCACTCCAAAATCAG CCCGGAAGAAAAACATGAAGCGACCCCCATCCCCTGTAGCAAGTCAGGATCCAGAGCCACCTTCAATACCATACTCGCATGACATGAAAACTGTGGAGTTTGAGGTTGATGGAAAATTGACTCGGTTGTCTGTCTATGACCCAATAGAAATTTTATCAAAG CACGATTTTCCATTTTCTGATCAGGAGGATTACGAAGCCTCAATGCCTCCGGTCGTAGAGGAGCCCCCACCTCAGGAGCAAGCACGCACACCAACTATCAAACCCTTGCCCAAGACACCAACATCTAAAACCTCCCTATCAAAAACTCCAGTGCAGAAAACTCCTCTCCAGAAAACACCAAAA GCTCGTACAGGTGATAAAGATAGAGGGGTAGATGTCCAACGGTACacgatagaagagaaaaaaagcaacaaactCCCAGAAGCATCATTTTCAGTCATAGAGGATTATTACAAAAATCTTCCTGATGCTCCTCCACAACCATCCAACTAtcatag GTTTATAGAGAAAAGTCTTGAAGAATTAGATGAAGAAGTGGAGTACGACATGGATGAGGAAGACAGAGCATGGCTgcagaaaatgaatgagaagagAGCCGTGGATGAACTGCCACCTGTAGAAATGGAGACCTTTGAATTACTCATGGATCGTTTAGAAAAGGAATCTTTCTTCCAG GCTCAGTCAACTGGCAGAGATTCTGGTGTGCCAATAGATGAGGATGCTGTATGCTGTATTTGTATGGATGGAGAGTGTCAAAACAGTAATGTTATCCTATTCTGTGATATGTGCAACTTAGCAGTGCATCAG GAGTGCTATGGAGTTCCTTACATCCCAGAGGGGCAGTGGCTGTGCAGGCGGTGCTTACAATCTCCATCACGGGCTGTGGACTGTGCTCTTTGTCCCAACAAGGGCGGAGCATTTAAACAGACAGATGATGCTCGCTGGGCTCATGTTGTTTGTGCCATGTGGATTCCTGAAGTTTGTTTTGCAAATACT GTTTTCCTTGAACCAATAGACAGTATTGGTAATATACCTCCTGCTCGCTGGAAACTCACATGCTACATATGCAAGCAGAGAGGAGTTGGTGCTTGTATCCAGTGTAATAAAGTAAACTGCTATACAG CTTTTCATGTGACCTGTGCTCAACAAGCAGGACTGCATATGAAGATTGATGCAGTAAGAGAGACTAGTGTGAATGGCACATCAGTCACAGTGCGTAAAGCAGCTTATTGTGATATGCACACCCCAGCTGACTCAGATGCG CGTCCTCAGCTCGATGAGATTATGGACTCAGCTAAGAAAGCAGCAGCAAAAGCGGCATCCcgacagaaaatgaagaaagctCGTAAGATTTTGGCTGAGAAACGTTCTGCTGCTCCAATTGTTTCAGTTCCCACAATACCAGCTGACCG TATTCAGAAATTGGCATCCCTGGTCAGTATGCCCAAAAGGTCACAGTTCATGCACCGCCTCTTAGCCTTCTGGACGTTGAAGCGGCAGTCGAGAAATGGCGTCCCGTTGCTGAGACGGCTTACGACCTCACACTCCCGCCGTAGCAATCGGTCACCTGAGGAGAAGAACACAGACTACAAGGATAAGGAGAAAATACTCAGT GAGGCAGAGAGGCGCAGAGAAGAAATTAAGTATTGGCAGAGGTTACGTCAGGATCTGGAAAAAGCAAGGCTGCTCTGTGAACTaattagaaagagggaaaaaaccaAGAGAGAGCTAGTCAAGGC AAAAGCCGAGGAGAAGCAGGTGCAATTGGCTCCTCTAGTGCATCTACTACTACAGACCATTGATGTAATTCAAGAGAAGGATCAACAAATGATATTTGCTGAACCAGTTGACTTTGAtgag GTTCTTGACTATCTTGATGTGGTAAAACATCCTATGGATCTCTCCACCATGAGACAGAAGGCTGAGACACATCAATACCGCACAATTGATCAGTTTGCGAGTGACTTTGAGCTGATGATTGACAACTGTCTCACCTATAATGCAAAAGAAACCATTTTCTATAGAACAGCTGTCAAGTTACGGGACCAGGTAAACCGA GGTGGTGCTATCATTCGTCAACTCCGAAGAAATGTTGAGAACATTGGATTTGATATGGAAACTGGGTTGCTACTACCACACCGACCCAAACCTTTGCCAGAGTACTCAGATAATAAGATAATCAAGgaag TTGATGATGCCCTggttgctgatggtgatgattcgGCAAGTCTAGAAGATCGAGAGAAAGCACTGCTTGAGCTCCTAGATAAAGCAAACATGATTCGACATCATGTAGCGCGCATTAAGCGTGTAAAACTTATTAG acGAGAGATTGGGATAGTGCGCAGGAAACTGGCAATGAATAATTCTGGAAATAGTCATTACAAGGCCAGTGTAACATACTACGACAGTGATGACGACAGTGATAAGGATGATTCCG ATATAGATAATAGCTCAGTCATTGATGACGAGGCCGAACCTGGCGAGCCAAGCAGGCCAAGCACACCACCTCCGCTGGCAGCAAAAATGGTTAATGTCCACCTGTCCCACACCCCTAAGACACCCTTGAGCAGTCGAAAGGTGTCTCTGTCGTCACCTATGACCACTCCTGTGCAGCGAGGTCGTCAACGCAAGGCAGGGTTCAGAGGCACACCAAAG GATGATGGGAAACAGAAGCGCATTGACTCCTTCTTCGAGCGAATCAATAAGAACTCTCAGAGAGAATCAGATCATCCTGACCATGCAGCCACACTTGCAGATGAGAGTAAAGCAGCTAAACCAGAGAAAGAAG attCTGCTCAGGAGACTCCCAAGAAGCGAGGTCCTGGGCGCCCTCCTAAGCGACTCAGAACGCTGTCAGGTCCATCTACAAGTCCCCCGGCCAAAAAGc AAGTAGAGAGTGACTCAACGGAGCCTGTGACGCCAACCAAAGAAAGCAGTGAAGATGGGCCAGAGGAGGAGCCCCCCTCTGTACCTAGCTCTCCATCTGGGGTGAATCGCCGCACGTCAGTACTCTTTACAAAGAAAGCTGGGGCACTGTTTAAG AAGCCAGACAGTTCATCTCCCCAGAAACGCATATCACGCCAACGTCGGGCATCAGAGAGCACACAGGGCACTAATAGTGATGTTGAAATTCAGTCACCAGAAAAGACACCAAAGTCgacaaacaagaaaaagggaCATCTAATG AATACAGGGTTGACTAATGGAGTAAGTGTTGACTCCGGTGTTATTTGCCATCAGAACACAAAGTCGGGctcctccctgtccttccctgAAAACATCTCAATCTTAGATCTCTCAGACAGTGGGACACCTCCATCCAAGGATTCCTTCAAGATGTATCGACAGGGAGGAG AGATACCCCCAGAGACCGATGAGGATACACACTCTGAATCCAACTCCAGCATGACGGACACAGAGGATGACACTGCTTCAGACACGGATTCAGAAGGTGTTGGTAGTGAGTCTGACTCTAGTGTGGCAGTTGATTCACCTGGCTCAGGTCACACTGGAGATCAGATTCCTCTAGAACCTCTTGACCTTGTTTGGGCTAAGTGTCGGGGTTACCCTTGGTATCCTGCTCTG attatcAACCCCAAGATGCCTAAAACAGGCTACTTCCACAATGGTGTTCCAATTCCAGTACCTCCAGATGATGTTTTAGCATTGGCTAATAATTACCCTTCACCAATGTACTTAGTGTTGTTCTTTGATAATAAACGCACTTG GCAATGGCTGCCCCGTAATAAGTTAGAGCCCCTTGGAGTGGACTCAACCTTGGATAAGGCCAAACTTGTGGAATCCCGTAAACCAGCTGAAAGGAAAGCTGTGAAGAAGGCGTATGAAAAGGCCATCTTACATCGATGCAGGGTGACTGGAGAAAACACAGGACTCAGTGGGGAATCAGAGAATGAGGAAGCAAGTTGA
- the LOC125029750 gene encoding bromodomain and PHD finger-containing protein 3-like isoform X5, producing MPRLGLGYDMDQFLDHCRMTKPPYECPHASCGKIYRSLAGIQHHMNTYDHENPPPNVVTPKSARKKNMKRPPSPVASQDPEPPSIPYSHDMKTVEFEVDGKLTRLSVYDPIEILSKHDFPFSDQEDYEASMPPVVEEPPPQEQARTPTIKPLPKTPTSKTSLSKTPVQKTPLQKTPKARTGDKDRGVDVQRYTIEEKKSNKLPEASFSVIEDYYKNLPDAPPQPSNYHRFIEKSLEELDEEVEYDMDEEDRAWLQKMNEKRAVDELPPVEMETFELLMDRLEKESFFQAQSTGRDSGVPIDEDAVCCICMDGECQNSNVILFCDMCNLAVHQECYGVPYIPEGQWLCRRCLQSPSRAVDCALCPNKGGAFKQTDDARWAHVVCAMWIPEVCFANTVFLEPIDSIGNIPPARWKLTCYICKQRGVGACIQCNKVNCYTAFHVTCAQQAGLHMKIDAVRETSVNGTSVTVRKAAYCDMHTPADSDARPQLDEIMDSAKKAAAKAASRQKMKKARKILAEKRSAAPIVSVPTIPADRPIILPTYCGVVNSVPIIPSENIQKLASLVSMPKRSQFMHRLLAFWTLKRQSRNGVPLLRRLTTSHSRRSNRSPEEKNTDYKDKEKILSEAERRREEIKYWQRLRQDLEKARLLCELIRKREKTKRELVKAKAEEKQVQLAPLVHLLLQTIDVIQEKDQQMIFAEPVDFDEVLDYLDVVKHPMDLSTMRQKAETHQYRTIDQFASDFELMIDNCLTYNAKETIFYRTAVKLRDQGGAIIRQLRRNVENIGFDMETGLLLPHRPKPLPEYSDNKIIKEVDDALVADGDDSASLEDREKALLELLDKANMIRHHVARIKRVKLIRREIGIVRRKLAMNNSGNSHYKASVTYYDSDDDSDKDDSDIDNSSVIDDEAEPGEPSRPSTPPPLAAKMVNVHLSHTPKTPLSSRKVSLSSPMTTPVQRGRQRKAGFRGTPKDDGKQKRIDSFFERINKNSQRESDHPDHAATLADESKAAKPEKEDSAQETPKKRGPGRPPKRLRTLSGPSTSPPAKKQVESDSTEPVTPTKESSEDGPEEEPPSVPSSPSGVNRRTSVLFTKKAGALFKKPDSSSPQKRISRQRRASESTQGTNSDVEIQSPEKTPKSTNKKKGHLMNTGLTNGVSVDSGVICHQNTKSGSSLSFPENISILDLSDSGTPPSKDSFKMYRQGGEIPPETDEDTHSESNSSMTDTEDDTASDTDSEGVGSESDSSVAVDSPGSGHTGDQIPLEPLDLVWAKCRGYPWYPALIINPKMPKTGYFHNGVPIPVPPDDVLALANNYPSPMYLVLFFDNKRTWQWLPRNKLEPLGVDSTLDKAKLVESRKPAERKAVKKAYEKAILHRCRVTGENTGLSGESENEEAS from the exons atGCCTCGACTGGGCCTTGGCTATGATATGGACCAGTTCCTGGACCACTGTCGTATGACAAAACCTCCATATGAATGCCCGCATGCATCGTGTGGCAAGATTTACCGCAGTCTTGCAGGCATTCAGCACCACATGAACACATATGACCATGAGAATCCTCCTCCAAATGTGGTCACTCCAAAATCAG CCCGGAAGAAAAACATGAAGCGACCCCCATCCCCTGTAGCAAGTCAGGATCCAGAGCCACCTTCAATACCATACTCGCATGACATGAAAACTGTGGAGTTTGAGGTTGATGGAAAATTGACTCGGTTGTCTGTCTATGACCCAATAGAAATTTTATCAAAG CACGATTTTCCATTTTCTGATCAGGAGGATTACGAAGCCTCAATGCCTCCGGTCGTAGAGGAGCCCCCACCTCAGGAGCAAGCACGCACACCAACTATCAAACCCTTGCCCAAGACACCAACATCTAAAACCTCCCTATCAAAAACTCCAGTGCAGAAAACTCCTCTCCAGAAAACACCAAAA GCTCGTACAGGTGATAAAGATAGAGGGGTAGATGTCCAACGGTACacgatagaagagaaaaaaagcaacaaactCCCAGAAGCATCATTTTCAGTCATAGAGGATTATTACAAAAATCTTCCTGATGCTCCTCCACAACCATCCAACTAtcatag GTTTATAGAGAAAAGTCTTGAAGAATTAGATGAAGAAGTGGAGTACGACATGGATGAGGAAGACAGAGCATGGCTgcagaaaatgaatgagaagagAGCCGTGGATGAACTGCCACCTGTAGAAATGGAGACCTTTGAATTACTCATGGATCGTTTAGAAAAGGAATCTTTCTTCCAG GCTCAGTCAACTGGCAGAGATTCTGGTGTGCCAATAGATGAGGATGCTGTATGCTGTATTTGTATGGATGGAGAGTGTCAAAACAGTAATGTTATCCTATTCTGTGATATGTGCAACTTAGCAGTGCATCAG GAGTGCTATGGAGTTCCTTACATCCCAGAGGGGCAGTGGCTGTGCAGGCGGTGCTTACAATCTCCATCACGGGCTGTGGACTGTGCTCTTTGTCCCAACAAGGGCGGAGCATTTAAACAGACAGATGATGCTCGCTGGGCTCATGTTGTTTGTGCCATGTGGATTCCTGAAGTTTGTTTTGCAAATACT GTTTTCCTTGAACCAATAGACAGTATTGGTAATATACCTCCTGCTCGCTGGAAACTCACATGCTACATATGCAAGCAGAGAGGAGTTGGTGCTTGTATCCAGTGTAATAAAGTAAACTGCTATACAG CTTTTCATGTGACCTGTGCTCAACAAGCAGGACTGCATATGAAGATTGATGCAGTAAGAGAGACTAGTGTGAATGGCACATCAGTCACAGTGCGTAAAGCAGCTTATTGTGATATGCACACCCCAGCTGACTCAGATGCG CGTCCTCAGCTCGATGAGATTATGGACTCAGCTAAGAAAGCAGCAGCAAAAGCGGCATCCcgacagaaaatgaagaaagctCGTAAGATTTTGGCTGAGAAACGTTCTGCTGCTCCAATTGTTTCAGTTCCCACAATACCAGCTGACCG TCCCATCATACTCCCTACCTATTGTGGTGTTGTCAACTCTGTGCCCATCATACCCAGTGAAAA TATTCAGAAATTGGCATCCCTGGTCAGTATGCCCAAAAGGTCACAGTTCATGCACCGCCTCTTAGCCTTCTGGACGTTGAAGCGGCAGTCGAGAAATGGCGTCCCGTTGCTGAGACGGCTTACGACCTCACACTCCCGCCGTAGCAATCGGTCACCTGAGGAGAAGAACACAGACTACAAGGATAAGGAGAAAATACTCAGT GAGGCAGAGAGGCGCAGAGAAGAAATTAAGTATTGGCAGAGGTTACGTCAGGATCTGGAAAAAGCAAGGCTGCTCTGTGAACTaattagaaagagggaaaaaaccaAGAGAGAGCTAGTCAAGGC AAAAGCCGAGGAGAAGCAGGTGCAATTGGCTCCTCTAGTGCATCTACTACTACAGACCATTGATGTAATTCAAGAGAAGGATCAACAAATGATATTTGCTGAACCAGTTGACTTTGAtgag GTTCTTGACTATCTTGATGTGGTAAAACATCCTATGGATCTCTCCACCATGAGACAGAAGGCTGAGACACATCAATACCGCACAATTGATCAGTTTGCGAGTGACTTTGAGCTGATGATTGACAACTGTCTCACCTATAATGCAAAAGAAACCATTTTCTATAGAACAGCTGTCAAGTTACGGGACCAG GGTGGTGCTATCATTCGTCAACTCCGAAGAAATGTTGAGAACATTGGATTTGATATGGAAACTGGGTTGCTACTACCACACCGACCCAAACCTTTGCCAGAGTACTCAGATAATAAGATAATCAAGgaag TTGATGATGCCCTggttgctgatggtgatgattcgGCAAGTCTAGAAGATCGAGAGAAAGCACTGCTTGAGCTCCTAGATAAAGCAAACATGATTCGACATCATGTAGCGCGCATTAAGCGTGTAAAACTTATTAG acGAGAGATTGGGATAGTGCGCAGGAAACTGGCAATGAATAATTCTGGAAATAGTCATTACAAGGCCAGTGTAACATACTACGACAGTGATGACGACAGTGATAAGGATGATTCCG ATATAGATAATAGCTCAGTCATTGATGACGAGGCCGAACCTGGCGAGCCAAGCAGGCCAAGCACACCACCTCCGCTGGCAGCAAAAATGGTTAATGTCCACCTGTCCCACACCCCTAAGACACCCTTGAGCAGTCGAAAGGTGTCTCTGTCGTCACCTATGACCACTCCTGTGCAGCGAGGTCGTCAACGCAAGGCAGGGTTCAGAGGCACACCAAAG GATGATGGGAAACAGAAGCGCATTGACTCCTTCTTCGAGCGAATCAATAAGAACTCTCAGAGAGAATCAGATCATCCTGACCATGCAGCCACACTTGCAGATGAGAGTAAAGCAGCTAAACCAGAGAAAGAAG attCTGCTCAGGAGACTCCCAAGAAGCGAGGTCCTGGGCGCCCTCCTAAGCGACTCAGAACGCTGTCAGGTCCATCTACAAGTCCCCCGGCCAAAAAGc AAGTAGAGAGTGACTCAACGGAGCCTGTGACGCCAACCAAAGAAAGCAGTGAAGATGGGCCAGAGGAGGAGCCCCCCTCTGTACCTAGCTCTCCATCTGGGGTGAATCGCCGCACGTCAGTACTCTTTACAAAGAAAGCTGGGGCACTGTTTAAG AAGCCAGACAGTTCATCTCCCCAGAAACGCATATCACGCCAACGTCGGGCATCAGAGAGCACACAGGGCACTAATAGTGATGTTGAAATTCAGTCACCAGAAAAGACACCAAAGTCgacaaacaagaaaaagggaCATCTAATG AATACAGGGTTGACTAATGGAGTAAGTGTTGACTCCGGTGTTATTTGCCATCAGAACACAAAGTCGGGctcctccctgtccttccctgAAAACATCTCAATCTTAGATCTCTCAGACAGTGGGACACCTCCATCCAAGGATTCCTTCAAGATGTATCGACAGGGAGGAG AGATACCCCCAGAGACCGATGAGGATACACACTCTGAATCCAACTCCAGCATGACGGACACAGAGGATGACACTGCTTCAGACACGGATTCAGAAGGTGTTGGTAGTGAGTCTGACTCTAGTGTGGCAGTTGATTCACCTGGCTCAGGTCACACTGGAGATCAGATTCCTCTAGAACCTCTTGACCTTGTTTGGGCTAAGTGTCGGGGTTACCCTTGGTATCCTGCTCTG attatcAACCCCAAGATGCCTAAAACAGGCTACTTCCACAATGGTGTTCCAATTCCAGTACCTCCAGATGATGTTTTAGCATTGGCTAATAATTACCCTTCACCAATGTACTTAGTGTTGTTCTTTGATAATAAACGCACTTG GCAATGGCTGCCCCGTAATAAGTTAGAGCCCCTTGGAGTGGACTCAACCTTGGATAAGGCCAAACTTGTGGAATCCCGTAAACCAGCTGAAAGGAAAGCTGTGAAGAAGGCGTATGAAAAGGCCATCTTACATCGATGCAGGGTGACTGGAGAAAACACAGGACTCAGTGGGGAATCAGAGAATGAGGAAGCAAGTTGA